The following are encoded in a window of Lagenorhynchus albirostris chromosome 3, mLagAlb1.1, whole genome shotgun sequence genomic DNA:
- the LOC132517524 gene encoding zinc finger protein 709-like → MQETLRNLASIGKKWDNHNIEDWYKTQGRRLRSHMVEKLCESKEGNQDRETVSQIPNLNLNQETLSGVKPCECNVCGKVFMRHSFLNRHIRSHSGHKPYEYHEDEEKPYKCKECGKAFSYRKSVHRHERTHTGEKPYECKECGKAFTWLTTFRRHMITHTGEGPYKCKECGKAFSCSTSFRAHERTHTGEKPFVCKQCGKSLRSPLGLRIHERSHTGEKPYECKQCGKALSCPSSFRRHERIHTAEKQYECKQCEKTFSSPLGLRIHERIHTGEKPYECKECGKAFISLSSIRTHMITHTGDGPYKCKECGKAFICPSSFRSHERTHTGEKPYECKQCGKTFSWPSSFRIHERTHTGEKPYECAECGKTFIYRTTFQGHVRKHTGEKPYKCKECGKAFISPSSVRTHMIMHTGDGPYKCKECGKAFNFPSSFRIHQRTHTGEKPYECKQCGRAFSCYTSFRTHEKTHTGEKPYECTECGKAFIYRTTFRGHMRIHTGEKPYKCRECGKAFSRPNSFRRHERSHT, encoded by the exons ATGCAGGAAACCTTGAGGAACCTGGCCTCAATAG ggaaaaaatgggATAATCATAACATTGAAGATTGGTACAAAACCCAAGGGAGAAGACTAAG aagtcaTATGGTAGAAAAACTCTGTGAAAGCAAAGAAGGTAATCAAGATAGAGAAACTGTCAGCCAGATTCCAAATCTTAATCTGAACCAGGAAACTCTTTCTGGAGTAAAACCATGTGAATGTAATGTGTGTGGGAAAGTCTTCATGCGTCATTCATTCCTTAATAGACACATCAGATCTCACAGTGGACACAAACCCTATGAGTATCATGAAGATGAGGAGAAGCCATATAAATgcaaggaatgtgggaaagccttcagttACCGCAAATCTGTTCACAGACATGAAAggactcacactggagagaaaccctatgaatgtaaggaatgtggtaAAGCCTTCACATGGCTCACAACCTTTCGAAGACACATGATAACACACACTGGAGAAGGACCCtataaatgtaaggaatgtggaaaagcctttagTTGTTCCACTTCATTTCGAGCACATGAAagaactcacactggagagaaacccttcGTATGTAAACAGTGTGGTAAATCCCTCAGGTCTCCTCTAGGTTTGCGAATACATGAAAGAAGtcacactggagaaaaaccctatgaatgtaagcaGTGTGGTAAAGCCCTCAGTTGTCCCAGTTCCTTTCGAAGACATGAAAGGATTCACACTGCAGAGAAACAATATGAATGTAAACAATGTGAGAAAACCTTCAGTTCTCCTCTAGGTTTGCGAATACATGAaagaattcacactggagagaaaccctatgaatgtaaggaatgtggtaAAGCCTTCATATCTCTTTCAAGCATTCGTACACATATGATAACACACACTGGAGATGGACCTtataaatgtaaggaatgtgggaaagccttcattTGTCCCAGTTCATTTCGATCACATGAAAGGActcacactggagaaaaaccatatgaatgTAAACAGTGTGGTAAAACTTTCAGTTGGCCCAGTTCCTTTCGAATACATGAAagaactcacactggagagaaaccctatgaatgtgcagaatgtgggaaaaccttcaTTTATCGCACAACCTTTCAAGGACATGTGAGAAagcacactggagagaaaccctataagtgtaaagaatgtgggaaagccttcattTCTCCCTCAAGTGTCCGAACACACATGATAATGCACACTGGAGATGGACCTTAtaagtgtaaggaatgtgggaaagcatTCAATTTTCCCAGTTCATTTCGAATACATCAAAgaactcacacaggagagaaaccctacgAATGTAAGCAATGTGGCAGAGCCTTCAGTTGTTACACATCCTTTCGAACACATGAAAaaactcacactggagagaaaccttatgaatgtacagaatgtgggaaagccttcattTATCGCACTACCTTTCGCGGGCACATGAGAATACACACTGGTGAGAAACCCTACAAATGTagagaatgtgggaaagccttcagtcGACCCAATTCCTTTCGAAGGCATGAAAGATCTCATACTTAA